One region of Eulemur rufifrons isolate Redbay chromosome 1, OSU_ERuf_1, whole genome shotgun sequence genomic DNA includes:
- the MRPL44 gene encoding large ribosomal subunit protein mL44, which translates to MASRLVTLLQQGPHCLLAPAVPMLVPPVRGVKKGFRAAFRFQKELERWRLLRCPPPPVRRSEKPNWDYHAEIQAFGPRLQETFSLDLLKTAFVNNCYIKSEEAKRQKLGVEKEAVLLNLKCNQELSEQGKSFSQTCLTKFLEDEYPNLPTEGIKGLVDFLTGEEIICHVARNLAVEQLTLSAEFPVPLPVLQRTFFAVIGALLQSSGPERTALFIRDFLITQMTGKELFEMWKIINPMGLLLEELKKRNISAPEPRLTRQSGSTTLLPLYFVGLYCDKKLIAEGPGETILVAEEEAARVALRKLYGFTENRRPWDYSKPEENLRAQKTITAS; encoded by the exons ATGGCGTCTAGGCTGGTGACCCTGCTCCAACAGGGGCCTCACTGCCTCCTGGCTCCGGCAGTCCCCATGCTTGTCCCGCCGGTTCGAGGAGTGAAGAAGGGATTTCGCGCCGCCTTCCGCTTCCAGAAGGAGTTAGAGCGGTGGCGCCTGCTGCGGTGCCCGCCGCCGCCCGTGCGCCG ttcaGAGAAGCCCAACTGGGATTACCATGCTGAAATACAAGCCTTTGGACCTCGGTTACAAGAAACCTTTTCCTTAGATCTTCTTAAAACTGCATTTGTTAATAACTGCTATATTAAAAGTGAGGAAGCCAAACGCCAAAAACTTGGGGTAGAGAAAGAAGCTGTTCTTCTGAATCTTAAATGTAATCAAGAACTATCTGAACAAGGGAAATCATTTTCACAAACTTGCCTCACGAAATTTCTTGAAGACGAGTACCCCAACTTGCCCACTGAAGGCATCAAGGGTCTTGTTGACTTTCTCACTGGTGAGGAAATTATTTGTCATGTTGCTAGAAACTTGGCTGTGGAGCAGTTAACCTTGAGTGCCGAATTCCCAGTTCCGTTGCCTGTATTACAGCGTACTTTCTTTGCGGTAATTGGAGCCCTCCTACAGAGCAGTGGACCTGAGAGGACTGCACTTTTCATCAGG GACTTCTTAATTACCCAAATGACTGGAAAAGAGCTCTTTGAGATGTGGAAGATAATAAATCCCATGGGACTATTGTTAGAAGAATTGAAGAAAAGGAATATTTCAGCTCCTGAACCTAGACTTACTAGGCAGTCTGGAAGCACTACACTTCTGCCTTTGTATTTTGTTGGCTTATACTG tgATAAAAAGTTGATTGCAGAAGGACCTGGGGAAACAATATTGGTTGCAGAAGAAGAAGCTGCTCGGGTGGCACTTAGAAAACTTTATGGATTCACAGAGAATAGACGGCCCTGGGACTATTCCAAGCCCGAAGAGAACTTGAGAGCACAAAAGACCATCACTGCCAGCTAG